From a region of the Bombus terrestris chromosome 8, iyBomTerr1.2, whole genome shotgun sequence genome:
- the LOC100645508 gene encoding WD repeat-containing protein 61, giving the protein MYSIVNKTENAHEDSIWTCAWGCLKKKKELQQDNEDSRESMQFNGNETVEYLITGSVDDAVKVWEQKDKSLQLKYKLTGHSLGVVSVAVNSDGSKCASSSLDSSLKLWNLQTGEKISSIEVGPVDIWTVVFSPDDKFIVSGSHSGKIHLYGTDSGKQEQTLDTRGGKFILSVAYSPDGKYIASGAIDGIINIFDVTYGKVLRTLEGHAMPIRSLCFSPDSQLLLTASDDGHMKLYDVKDANLAGTMSGHASWVLGVAFAPNGQQFASSSSDHTVKVWELAQRQCLHTFNEHNDQVWAVKYNPQRNNMIASVSEDKSINLYECPLYDK; this is encoded by the exons ATG TATTCGATAGTTAATAAAACCGAAAATGCTCATGAAGATAGCATTTGGACCTGTGCTTGGGGctgtttaaagaagaaaaaggaattacAGCAGGATAATGAAGATTCACG TGAATCGATGCAGTTTAATGGGAATGAGACAGTGGAATATTTAATAACCGGTTCAGTCGATGATGCCGTTAAAGTTTGGGAACAaaaagacaaaagtttacaactaaaatataaattaactgGTCACTCGCTTGGTGTGGTATCTGTTGCAGTTAATTCAGATGGTTCAa AATGTGCATCAAGTTCATTAGACTCAAGTTTAAAACTATGGAATTTGCAAACAGGAGAGAAAATATCCAGCATTGAAGTAGGTCCTGTAGATATTTGGACAGTGGTATTTTCTCCAGATGATAAATTCATTGTATCTGGTAGTCATTCAGgtaaaatacatttatatgGAACAGACAGTGGCAAACAAGAACAAACTTTAGATACCAGAGgtggaaaatttatattgagTGTTgcttat AGCCCTGATGGTAAATACATTGCTAGCGGTGCAATTGATGggattatcaatatttttgatGTTACATATGGAAAAGTTTTACGTACATTGGAAG gtCATGCAATGCCTATCAGGTCTCTTTGTTTTTCACCAGATTCTCAATTACTTCTTACCGCATCAGATGATGGACACATGAAACTGTATGATGT GAAAGATGCTAATTTAGCAGGAACTATGTCAGGTCATGCCTCATGGGTACTTGGTGTTGCTTTTGCTCCAAATGGTCAACAATTTGCATCTAGTAGTTCAGATCATACAGTTAAAGTATGGGAACTAGCCCAAAGACAATGCTTACATACATTTAATGAACACAATGATCAG GTATGGGCTGTAAAGTACAATCCACAAAGAAATAACATGATTGCATCAGTATCTGAAGATAAATCCATTAATCTTTACGAATGTCCATTATAtgacaaataa